The DNA segment TGCTGTCGACGAACGCAACCGCGGTCATCGACAGGGGCAACCCGATGGTGAATTCACGGTCGTTTATCACCTGTTGTCATTTGAACGCAATGAAGATATCAGGATAAAAGTATCCTTGAAAAACGATACGCAAACACTCGACTCGATCGCCTCCCTGTGGCGCAATGCTGACTGGTACGAGCGCGAAGTCTACGATATGTTCGGGCTTCGGTTTGACGGTCATCCGAATCTGCGCAGAATCCTGATGCCTCCCACCTGGGAGGGTCATCCGCTTCGCAAGGACCATCCCGCCCGCGCGACAGAGATGGGGCAGTTCAGCCTTCCCGACGATCGCCAGGACCGCGAGCAGGAGGCTCTCCAGTTCAGGCCGGAAGAATGGGGCTTAAAACGCGAGAGCGAAGAAAGCGAATTCATGTTTTTGAATCTCGGACCGCAACACCCGGGCACTCACGGCGTCCTGCGTGTCATTATGCAACTCGACGGCGAACTGATCCTCGATGCTGTCCCGGATATAGGCTACCATCATCGGGGCGCCGAGAAGATGGCCGAAAGGCAGTCCTGGCATACGTTCATTCCATACACCGACCGCATCGACTACCTGGCCGGGGTGATGAACAATCTGCCGTATGTCATGGCGATCGAAAAAATGGCCGGAATAGAAGTACCCGAGAGAGCAAAAGTGATCCGGATCATGCTCTGTGAATTATTCCGTATCGCCAGCCACCTGGTCTGGTACGGCACATTCGCGCAGGATATCGGGGCATTGTCGCCGGTCTTTTTCATGTTCAACGACCGCGAGCGGGTGTTTAGAATCATTGAATCCGTTTGCGGAGACCGGATGCATCCGAACTGGTTCAGGATCGGCGGTGTGGCTGATGATCTGCCTGAGGGCTGGGATCACCTCGTAAAGGAATTTCTCGATTATATGCCCAAACGCCTGAAAGAGTACGACGGGCTGGTAATGAAAAACAGTATCTTTAAGGCCCGCACTATTGGTATCGGGACATATAATAAGGAAGAAGCGATCGAATGGGGAGTGACCGGGCCGGGACTGCGTGCCACCGGCTTCGAGTGGGATTTCCGCAAGGCGCGTCCGTATGGCGGTTACGACCAGTTCGAGTTCGATATACCGACAGCGCAAAACGGTGATTCCTACGACCGAGCGCTGGTCCGGATCGAAGAGATCCGCCAGAGCCTGAGGATCATCGGGCAGTGCATGGAGAACATGCCCGCGGGCCATTTCAAGTCGGATCATCCTCTGACAACACCGCCTCGCAAAGATCGCACCATGCACGATATCGAGACTTTGATTAATCACTTTTTAAATGTCAGCTGGGGACCGGTGATTCCACCCGGAGAAGCGTTCGTGGGTGTCGAGGCGCCCAAGGGCAACAACGGATATTATCTGATTTCTGACGGTGACACGACCTCGTACAGAACAAGAATCAGGACACCATCGTTTCCGCATATACAGATGGTTCCCTTCATGAGCAGGGGTTATACTGTTGCGGATATGCTGACGATTCTGGGCAGTATCGATTTTGTACTGGCCGATGTTGACCGATGAGTATGGATTCAAATATGCTTTCTGAAGCTGAAATGCGCGAGATAGAAGAAGAGCTGTCGCACAGTCCGAGCAAGCAGGCGGCCTGTATCGAGGCATTGAAAGTCATCCAGCGTAACCGCGGATGGGTTTCCGACGAGAGCCTGGCGGAACTGGCCGAATTCATGAAGATGTCACCGGC comes from the Candidatus Zixiibacteriota bacterium genome and includes:
- the nuoC gene encoding NADH-quinone oxidoreductase subunit C/D, producing the protein MQSCVTDINRIADQLRGKFDESVVAEQQTVDRIPTIWIEPGNLKNVLAYLKTEIEQPYSLLYDLTAVDERNRGHRQGQPDGEFTVVYHLLSFERNEDIRIKVSLKNDTQTLDSIASLWRNADWYEREVYDMFGLRFDGHPNLRRILMPPTWEGHPLRKDHPARATEMGQFSLPDDRQDREQEALQFRPEEWGLKRESEESEFMFLNLGPQHPGTHGVLRVIMQLDGELILDAVPDIGYHHRGAEKMAERQSWHTFIPYTDRIDYLAGVMNNLPYVMAIEKMAGIEVPERAKVIRIMLCELFRIASHLVWYGTFAQDIGALSPVFFMFNDRERVFRIIESVCGDRMHPNWFRIGGVADDLPEGWDHLVKEFLDYMPKRLKEYDGLVMKNSIFKARTIGIGTYNKEEAIEWGVTGPGLRATGFEWDFRKARPYGGYDQFEFDIPTAQNGDSYDRALVRIEEIRQSLRIIGQCMENMPAGHFKSDHPLTTPPRKDRTMHDIETLINHFLNVSWGPVIPPGEAFVGVEAPKGNNGYYLISDGDTTSYRTRIRTPSFPHIQMVPFMSRGYTVADMLTILGSIDFVLADVDR